The genomic stretch aaatttctatttccgaaacactattaacataaaatcttttatgaaaaattattgattctaacccaaaatgcatgttattcgagaaaagtcAAATACAAATATCGGCGGATTTATGTATAATTTGTCATTCAATTATTTGTGTAAATTGGGATCAAGTTTatgataaaaattatattaatgaatacgATGGTCGAGCTCATATATCTATACTAAAAGCATGGGTAGTTTCGATGCTTCTTAGCTTTTACCTAGAGATGTCAAACATGTGGATTGGGTCGGGTTGGATATGGTCatacccatattgacccatttaatccattttaacccatttttataCAGTATAAATttaatgacccatacccgacccgacccatattactttaatacttatatatttaatcaaatcatataatatttgtttattataatttattaaaaaatgatattactaaaacactttcatgaaaatgaaattgttttaatttttaaaatttcaatttctttaatttttaaaaagtattattgattttttacttCGGTGAGGTAGGCGGTGGGTGGCCACGGTtggcggcgatgggcggtgggGGCCTGCGGCGGTGGGCAGCGGCGACATGCTGCGGAGTTCGGCGGTGAGTGGCGGTGGGCGGCAACAGTGGAGGCGTGATTGGGAGTGAGTAGAGAGAGTGATTcgcggggaagagagagaggcattaagaatgaaaagaaaccgaagtgagagagagtgagggcgAAATGTGGAAAAAATATTGATGTcgagaaatttctacttttgagagagaaataatttttttttaacttttgaaggaGGGTCGAAAacaacttctgaagcaaaaaattacttcaaaaatagaaaaaatgaagctgcataatcaaataaatttttgctttagaaattgtattacgaaatggatttctacttcaatgTGTTATCATGCACGGCCTTAAATGCCCTCTACTTTCTCTTCGGAATGTCAAAACTGAAAAAATgtaacaagaaaaaattatgaaaactgtTCGAGCGACTTTGCCTATCTAGGAAAGTTTACATATCAATGTCgagtaaaattcaaaattcaaaatttgaaataaaaagagaaggcggatattggaaaaatcatagTGACTCccaaatatttataatttttaggaTCGTCAAATAGACGAGGCATTAGATGTTGTATGgccagaaaaataataataaaaatagcgACACCAAACGAGGCTTTGGTGCTTACTCAATGTTCACCACTCGGCTCTCACCCCCAAACTATGGAACAGGTTGACTTCTTAATTATAATGTCTGCTACGGCGCGCATGGCAACGCTTCTGCTTTACAAATCAACATTTGATTAGATGTTGATTTTTATACTTCCAATGtagaaattaaaaagttttaCTTCTTTAAATGGCTACAAAactacttttgaaagaaaacatgctctagaagtagaaaaataaagtcgTATAATCAAACGGAATTTTGCTTTAGAAGTTGCGTtcccaaatggatttctgctctacaagtgttgtcatgcgcgtcCTAAGTAATTTTGACGAAATTGGAGGGTTTTCGTATTGTGTGTGAACAAATTGTGCATGTCCCATTTTTATTACTGTTGGCATCGTAGTTGTATTTTTAGGAGGTAACTAGTCTAACTATTTATATCAACCGCAGGAGATGTGGGACGTGTGTCAAATAAAATTGTATAGTCTGTGAGTAATATTAATATATCCTATGATGCTCATTTAGCACAATTCTTTCttgtggagaaaattttgtaCTCTTCAATTTCTACTCGGTTTGCAAGTTAATTGTGTCGCCCAAGTTACAAGTTGAAATTGACACTAGCCCTTTTTGACTTCTTGAGTTTTAACTTCGAATTTGATTTCACAGGTCGTAACgtgattttgtgtgtgtgtgtgtgtggtaaTTCTCGTGGATTTGAGCATAGATATATGTCATAAGAAAAAGTATAGTAAAGATAAGAAACGGTTTATAGGAAATGCGATCAAGtattatatttcttatttaagaaaatcaagtcttaaatttttattagaaaGCACGACAAAGTCCTTGGCCTttttaaattggtgcaatcaaattATACACTTTTATGAAAAAAGTGTATCTAACGGTCTTAAACCCACATAAGCAATTTTCGGCACTATTGGTTGAAAAGACTCAATTATAGTTTTCtcttaaaattggattttgttttacctgcaattttcttttaaaacttcCAATTCACTTTTCCGCATATCGTAAATTGACATTGCTTTCGGAAATTGAAACTTCAACTAGTTGCACATAAATAAAAGTACAAAGCCATTCAAATTAGGAGTGAGCAAAGATGAATCGATTGGACCGAGAACCACTAGAATCGGACTCGACCGACTAGTTTGGTTCGGTTCTAGATGTCACTTGCTCGGTCCCGGGTTCCTCAAGGTGGAACCGGTGTCCGGGCAATCCAGATCCCTGTTCCGGGGGGAATTGGATACCCGTCGAGATGAAATTCTAGGCAAAGAAAGAGACTTGCACATGGGAAaaaatttttgataaatattttctcgTTAAATGCAATATTATACCTACAAATGAGATTCACATAATTCCGTACAATATCGAACACTGTATATGATATTCACTATGACATGGACATCTCCATGTGAATAACGAGAATATTGTACCTAGAAATGTGAATACTGAACAAGTCcatctttttaaatttattttctttttaattttttattttacctaTTTCATTGGACCTCCCGAGGACCAGACCAACCCGGATACGCTCATCCCTCATTAGAATCATTCTTTACTTAAATACCCGGCTGTTCAAAGTGGACGAAGGACTTAAATTGATCACAATCCAACTATGTTCACCTATGGTTTGACACTGTCAACAATTTAACACtaatcttccattttctttcccttttcggTTCGGGTCAAACGCGGCATGATTCTGCTGCCCGAGGGGGAGTCAGCCCACCACTTCCGAAGCTCACTCATTTGACggggagaaaaaacaaaaggaagaaagaacaaTTATACGACTCACGAAAAAACATGGATAAATGGAAGGTTACAACTTTCAACAACATCACATCTAACAAGGTTTTGTGATGTGGAAAACAGGGTTTTCGTGTTTTCTTGCCACCCAAGGGACAGGAACGTGCAACCACCAATTTTCTAGATGATGTTATTACCATCACCATCCAATGCTgtggaaaacaaagaaagagaaaagatagaaaatgaaaaaaataaaaaaacagatcgtgtaatcaaaagtcaaaacctATGTGATTAAAGTCCTCACACGCATAACCAGAAACCCTAATTACACCCACCAATGGAAGGCGCCAACCCCGCTTTTCGCTTTCGCTTACATTGCTGGCCGACCCTCGATgatcgctcgctcgctcgctctccaAAGCTTTGGATGGATCCGGCGATGAGAAGGAAGAATCATGAGCGTGCTCTTTGCACGTGTTGATGATGGAAACTTCGAACCCAATATTACACATATGGCGTAGGATGTACGAAGTAGAGATTGTTTGAGTTAAAGCCCTTTTTGTAGGGTGGTCTAGGTTAAGGTTGCGATCATTTGCTCAgaatgtggttttttttttttcgaccctTCCCCCGTGGCCGAAGCTCTTCTCGcgatgttttttatttttagtaggTACGGGTTCGATGTTTTCGTGCTCGTGTTTTTAGCTCCACAATTGATAGGTGCTGTGGCAAAGAAAGGATGTATGGTAAAATATAATATTCGATGTTCACATTCTTCACGTTATTTGTGCCAAAAGAGTTGGGGGGTAAAAGTTTCTCTCCAATTTATTTGTAACCCACGCTTTTAACATTTTATGTGACTTTTGACCGGCTTACGATAGCTGAAAAGTAAAGTGCACAGGAGTTCGATCGGAAGGCAAGAACGGAAATATATGATTTATCAGTCTCTTAGTCTCGAGAAGTTCTTCAGTACCGGAGGTTCAAACACATGATATGCACACACATCAACATCCATTGAATGCAATTTTAATTCCTATATACGGAATACCCAACTCTGTATTGTCCGTTCGAACTAGCACTAATCTCCTCCAAAAAGTATTTCTGGCCAAACATCTTCTCTTCGAATTTCTTCAATCTCGGGCCACGAAAGTGATTACACTTGTGAGGAAATATTGCTCGAATTGGCACTTTCTAAATggcccttctttcttttttggtgatgGGCGTATACACGAAGAAGAATGGGGGTGATTTCTAAGAACACTTGTTGCGTGGAGGAGAGGGGCGAGATGGGGGTTTCCTTCCTTTTGCATCTCCCTTTGTATTGGTTTGCGagttcttctttgtcttttggctttgtttattttctaaacccTAAAAGTCGCAAGTCccctcctttcttttccccttttatgccattttccttttaagtgCGGCATGAGAGATGGGAGAGTGGGCATAGTTTAGCTTTCCAAGCGTGGGATGTTATTGTTGGAGAATCCACAATCAAATGGCTCCATGGTCTCCATGTCCCACTCTCCCCccaccaatctctctctctctctctctctcccattacTATACTTGACTTGATTTACCTTAATCATGAATTATAAGGGTCGTCAATGCCGGCGCGGCACGTGTCGCGACTTCGTGCATCCGATGAACTTTGATCGAGGCAATGTTTGAAGGGAGAACGACTATAATATGGTACTGAGGCGGAAAACATGGAAATCAAAGTCTAGGCATGCCAAGCCAatagatgaaaaaaataaaaaaaaaaagaattttggtCTTTTGAAATGTTCTCTCGAGCACGTATGACTTTGTTTCCCCCTACTTTTAGTGTTTTAGTATAAGACGTCAGTGCTCTTGGTTGTTATATATAATCTTTTTGTTAAACCTTGAGACTGTCCTCACTcattgatggtgcaattgacTTATCATAGCTCGTGGGGCCCGGCGAAGTGGTAATAAATCACTCCCACGATGAGCGTGTTAGAAAGCTCAACTTTGCCTTTCCAAGACAATTTGTTAGAGATGTTTTTTCCTAAAATTATATGCTATTTTTCGTGGTCCAACAAATTGTTGAGGTGCCATGTGAGTTGTACAAGAAGACTCTTTTATCGAAATTTTGGTACGATGTGAAGTAGTTAGTGTATCATAATTAGCTTATAACTCATTATTTTAAGTTTTAGACTGAAAGTGGATCTTattgttgtatctagcaatatcacctaaagGAAGGTGAATAGATGattctaaataattttgaaacttaatgcaGAATTAAGACAATTTCAAAACACAATCTAAATAGAATCAGTAAGAGAACATGAAGATGAACGAAACACGATAGAAAGAGTTCAAGGAGGAGAGAATCGCACGCAGAGTTTATAGTAATTTGACTTAGCAAGCTTACGTCCACTTTTCCACGATAATAATCGATTGGCTGGATTTCACTATATGAATTAATAGAGATTACAAGAGACATCACTCTTACACAACGTCTCAAAGATAAAACGTTTAGCTTTCTAGAATGAGTATGTGAATCTAAATAACTAAAGCACTTCGAAATTGTATGTTATGATCTCACTCTTCTTATCACCATGAATCTTCTTGTATGTTGGGTAGGTTTTCAAAGGATggctcttcaatcattgattgggCGTCTTCAATCGTGATTGAACGAGACCGTATCTGGAAAGATATGATAGCTGTTGGAGTTGAGGCTGAACTCTTTAGATTCGGTCGTCCATATAACTAAACCTATAGTTTCCAAAAGTAGAATTGATTCAAATAATCATCAAATCTTAATCCTGAATGGTAATGTCCAATCGGTAGATATTCTTCTGATCTAATTAGAAAATAATCTTGGCAAttaaagattacaaacttccataaaaGTTACCATTAATATCGAAAACCTACCAAACATGGGTTTTCGAATCATGTCTGAAAGATATTGAAGAATGTCAACATTATTCAGAAACAGCCTTATGAAATAAGACTCTCCGAATTTGAACAGTGATTCTGAGCTTCAATAAAGTTTTCGCTGATGCGCCACATAAATCTTCAGAAAAACAAGTCTTCAGAGGCAACAACCTTCTCCATCCGAACGACTTCGGAAGCAACTAAGTGACGACTACCACTTGAGTCTGATTGTCGGGTTGAATCGATATAAGCTTATGTTCACATGTTCACCTTGTAATAAACATTCATAGACATTAAACAGATTCTTTATAAGAAATGATACTTtcgtcaaaatcaaaatattcagaagaaAATTTTTCTCGACACTTACTAGATATGTTGATGGACTAGAACTTGGGTTTTCTCTCGGTCACTTCTTCGGATGAAGGTGTTGGGCTTGTGTTGTGCTTTCCAACAAATGATGTAGGAGCTGGTGGTTAATCGGTGGACCATCACTATGTTCTCGTGTTTgttgaatatctcaaggaaggaaaTCTCACGATCTATATAGATTTCGAGTTAAAATTGTTGTCAACATTTTATGCCGAAAAGACACCGTGGGCAATTGATATAATAATATAAGTAAAGACAACGTGATCTCGAATTGGCAATTGATGTGGGTTGTTGTGCATAATTGTACGCTTGTGTCAATGAAGTGGAGATACAAGTTGAGATATGCCGATACCAAAATATAGTTGGAATTAAGAGAGAGCATGCGCATGAGGATGAGATTATTGAGATGCAAGTTTGAGTTGTAGTAAAGAAGTCCCAAATCAAAGTATTGGTGTGACATGGAACAATTGATATCCAACTAACCGATCGACTCAAACTTTGAGTGAAGTTTGATTGAACTAAACATATTGGTAGTTCCCTAATCCTGCGATGATAAAGCTAGCTTTGGAGAGGTTCATGCATGCGAATCGTTCGTTAGCTTGGCGAAGACTTCCAGGCACATCATCATCCAAGAAAATCGAATCAGTGGGCATGTAAACCACTCGatatttctccttttccttctgaACAAAAAACACTCACGACGTTAAAACACAATACACACGTTGAGTTCGTCCTAATTTGTCAAAGGGGCGTCTATATTTTGTTGGACGACCACCAAAATAACCCCAAGATCGGTAGCAAAAGTGGAAGGTTCACTACCATAGGAAGTGCGAGAAGCTACCACAGCGCAAGAGCTTGTGCAAGGAGGAGATCTTAGCTTGTGCCTTTCTAGAGTTGAAAACAGAAGggaattcttctttttccttatcttgAAATTAATCTATAAAAAAGCAATTGGCTTTTAATTAAGTGCTCAATCCACATCCATGATTCCCATGCCACACCAGCCCCTCAAAGGCACATTTGCTAAAATCCCCGATTAAAGGGCACTAATTATTGCTTAAAAGAATGCTCGGATCATAGCATATGGTACCGTATAGATTAATATAATGATAACTTTAGTGTAATTAGTATTAATCATTAAATTGAGAAGTTAGACGTGCGAGGGGAATCCCAACTTTACATCTCACTCGTACATGGGAGGGGTGTGCTAGTGCCACCAAAAGCGTAGACCCAATGGGATTGGGATAGAGAAAAAtagaagggaaaagggaaaaagcttgATTTGGGTCTGTACAAATTGTTCCCTCCACTCCAAACAAAAGCTCGTGGATGTGTTCATGTTGTTAAGTACCCATTTAATTATGTTTTGGCTAGCTTTATCTCATATGATCTAGGGTCACTGTTGCTTGATGAGAACAAAGTATTAATTCATGAGAGCTAAGTAAACGCAGGATGAGACACGTGTAATACCCGAGTCAAGGAAGCGCAAATTACTCGCGAGCTGGAGACGCGTGAATTGCGACGTAAAACCTACCAAATGGAATAAGAGAAATCAGCAAACGCGTCTCGCATGTAAAACAAACAGAGTAGACAGGCTCAGTGTTAGCTTGTCTCATTAGCTTTTTCGGTTTCGATGCTTAATTCTGCAAAGCCGCACCTATGTGAAAATGCGATGACTTTCTCCAGAccttattatgttttttttttgttttttttcaattgggtTTCGACATCTATTCTTTCGAATtcggtccatgaactttaaagAGTCTCTTAGACCCCGTGCACGGATCGCATACATGGCAAATTGGCTACGAGTtactttcctttcattttctctccACCAAAATTTGACAAGATTCCTATTGTTTCGCacccattttcattatttttcgaAGCAAAACCATTAAAGGGTTCTGCTCTCCAATAAAATTCTTGGGAAAAAGGGTCTAAATTAATATATTCCGGACATAATTGGTCTTCTATAATTCACACACAACCATATGATTTCCATTTTCATATGGAGTGTGTATTTCCAGAGCATCCCCATCTTCCATGATGACTCCATTGATGGTTGTGGCACATCCATACATCAAATCAAGCCAAAAGTGCTTTTGTAGGGCAAAGTGCCTAATGCCTACTCACTACAATGGCCGCACTTTTTTAACCCCCAAAATCTTGAAGATGGACAGTGAAATGAAATAAGGAAGAGCGGGTGAGATCAATTTTGTCAGGAGTGCCAAATTCTTGGCATGATGCACCCCCCAAAATAACACTGACCAAAACGGGTCCCCCCACAAGGCATCCTCTCCCATGATTCAACATGGTTTGAACGGTCAATCTCCAAATTATTGGTGTCCATGGCGAAACATTGGATGCCATCCAACCACCATTTTGGAAAATCACCTATTGTCTTGAAACAATCGTTCATCCTAGCCCTTGCGAACTCGCCTCTTTTTATTGTcgttgctgctgttgctgctgctgctactgcTCTTGAGTAAATTTGAAGAAACTTcttaaaaagtacataaaacgATCGTACTTCGTGATCCATTCATGTGGGGTGGGGAAAGATTCTTTGTTCCCATCTCGAAAGTTGGTTCGTCTTCTTCGCCGTGTCGCTTTGTTTTGACACTAGTATGAATATtgtcattttggattttttggatcGGCATGCGATGGATGGAGATGGGGAGCTTAGTCtataattgaattagcaaaaaatcgGATTTTCTAAGACAGTGTTAGCCATGATGGAAAGACTTTGTGGTTGTTCGTCCAGGAATGCATAAACGAATAACTTgaggtataaaagggaggattCATGTGTTACGAATCCTATTTAGATCATGTACCTTGGCACCCTCGATCTCTCGGACGATCCATTGCGTCTACAGTAGTCAATGCTCCCGATCTCCCGCATCACCTCTGCACTAAACCTAGTGACCCTCCTAGGAGTGCTTAAGATGCTGCTTGCCCGTAAAGTTAGTGTGGAATAACGTGGAGCTAATGTTTCTCGTAATTCACGTATAATGAAATCGATGACGAACAAAGAACACGAGGTATTTACCTGATTTGGTTCGAATGTCAGTATCTACCTCATGGAAAGAGCCAGTCGTAGAAAAAAGACAACTAAACAAGCCATTTGAAAATTGtggaacttcttcttcttcgtggtTTTCACTGTGTGATTTCTACGGCACAAAATAATGGAACTCCATACGGAATGAATCAAAGCGAACGATATTTCGAGTGGATCAAGTTAGGGTATGACATTATGGTTACATTTCAGAATACGTATTATCATTTGATATCTAAATCTTCATGCGAATCAATATCCAAAGCTTGATGGAATTCGCTCTTCCATTTTGGAAGTGGAAATGCCTCGAGATTGGTCGGGCACATAAAAATGCTTTTGAAGACCGAGTCAAGACATCTCGCAAGAGAGATGAAGCATATTCCTAGATGGCGAACCACGCGAAAAGCCACTCTATATCGTTCCGCCCGGGCGTCGAAGGAAAGCTAATCTAAATCGGTAGGCTCGATGAAATTTCCCGATAACAGGAAATGCGCCAAATATAACATGCCGCCCAAACCGATtagatatatacatataaattaGACACGAGGTACGTGTAAATTATACGGTGTAATACGAAAATACGATCCGAGAGGCCCCCCCTCCAAAGCAATAGGGGCAGGTTTGGCCGTTCATCATGGTACACTCATAGTCACACCTCGCGTGCACCCCTCATTTCCCCCCGCGCACGTATGCActcaacttcaaattttttttttctttttaatttccttttttctattgcttttctttttcatttttctcaccctttttaaaaaagaaattcgaaaaatgaaATCCTCCTTGATCCCCCGGCATCCAGGGGCATTTGCGTCAATTCAGCCCTTTATATAATCTTCTCCTCCTTCCATCCACCAAGCCATCCTCTCTGTAtttcgactctctctctctctctctctctctctctggaacGCCTTTTTGAGTGGTGTGGTGCGAGCGAGCTCTCTATCTGAttcgcaatctctctctctctctctctctctctggtggaTTCGCTTCGCAAGACAGAACCACTCGAGGTATGGATTCCGTCTTTCTGTGTGTTGTTCCTTTCGCTTCTCCGCGGGCTGCGTCGTCCGATTTCGTCTTCTCTTCCGGCGGATTTCGACGAGCGAGCCTCTGTTTTCGTTTTACGGTTGAGATTTGCGGTTTCTCGTCTCGGATTGTGTGGAACCTTTGGCTCCTTTCACCGGTGCTCGGTAGATCGACCTTCGTTTACTTTGGATACttgccttttttgatttctgaTGTTATTCCGCTGTCGAGGAAGGATTTGAGCTTTGATTTTCTGCGGCGGAGCTATTTTTCGTGTGCGTGAGTCGGCTCTGAAACCCGGAATTGACTGTTGCAGGCTTATCAGCGGGAGTTATCGTGGCGATCTGTTTAAGAAGAAGTGGAAGAAGCGGAACAGTATGCGGTGGTGGACTCACTCGATAGACGTTTTCCGAAAAGCCATCTGTCTGAACCTGTTCTGTAGGGTTATTCTGTAATTACTCGCTTGCCCATACttcgagatttgatttcctCGTCTTCCCTGTTAGTCACTGCCATCGTTTCCCCATGGGATCCACTTTCTTCGTCGTCGTCCCTTGCTACGTCCGCCAGATTAGCTGAAATTACTCGTAGATCCATCTGTGAAACTACTAGCGTCTTTTCCTTCGCTGCCAGCAATTGGACGAATCTCTGTTTCTTATTTTGGGTTCCTTAGTTCCTTGATCTTCTGTTAGTGCCTCTGTTTGGACCCGGAAGTGCTCTGTGCGTGCTCAGGCTTTTCTGACCATCTATCGTCGTCCTCGTTGTTCCTTGAGATCTTTGGTTTTGTTTCCTGTGTCCTGGGTGTTGATTCTGTTGCTCTTCTGGAAGATTAAAAGGAGTTCAAACTTCTTGAGTGACGGGTTGGGAAGTGTAGTTATGGTGTGCCAAGCAGCAAGCCAAACGAGATTCCGGGCATTGAAACATGAAAACGGGATTGCTGGGAATGCTACCATTATTGTTAGAGTGATAGCGTGCTTTCAACCTCTTCAAGATTGCCAGGTTAGTAAACGATCATGGTGTGCTCTGTTTTCCCCACTAGCAAGACATCCTAAACTTTTCTGTTGGTGATTTTTCGTGCACTTAACTGTGACCCTCATTTGAactattcttctttctttgtttgagAATAGGTTTTGGCTATGCTGCTTACTGATATGATTTTTTCTCTTGGTTTCTTTTTTCAGGCTGAATACTTTCGTCATTTGCTTAAACCTGTTACGTAGGTTTATTTCGCTCCTTCGTGTTCCTCTTAAGCTGGTGTTCTTAGTTTTTTCCTCTCGTTTCCCGATCAAATAGCAAGCAATCAGCCACTTCTAATATTACAAGGTCAACAGGTACCTTTTCAATTCTTTATGCTGGAATCTTAGCTATATTAAATTTAGAATGTGTACACTATGGATTTAGTAAGGtcaatttttttgcttaattgTTTTGCAGGTGATTGGTTTTGTTGGATGGAAGAAGACGGTGGATTCCCGCAGCAACACTCTGCTTGGCAATTGCCTAAGTCAGATTTGCCAAATTTCCAATTCAATTTGGGGTATCCAGGTCTCATCTCAGCCCAGAAAAGTGGTGGCCAGAAAATGGTTCCTTCCGATCAAGTCTTACCACTGGATGTTTTTTCTGGACTACCTCATCCTCGGATAAGCCAATCTTATGAACCTCAAGGTTGGTTTTATTGCTTGCCGCGCTTCCGGCAGGCTTCGGCCCCACCTTCGGACAATTTGGTTCTAGAAGACAAGCTCCCTGCTACCACTTTTGAAAAATGGAGGGATTTCAGCATGCCTAATGCGGGCTCTATCAGTTTGCAGaagaaatttgttgtttttgATCGATCGGGTGATCAAACCACTTTGATTTACAGTACTGGGAAGGGAGTTCCTACCGAGTGCTTGCCTACCTGGACTACAAAACATCTTTTTCCTAGAAGTGCTGTCAACAATGTTGCAGGGAGCAACAACGCTGATCACGATAATCATTTTGGGCCTCCATTGATGGAGAGAATACATGAAAACCCAGAAACTGATGTGCAAAGCGAGATGCGGGAAGATACAGAAGAACTCAATGCCTTGCTCTATTCAGATGATGATACTGACTACTCCGACGGTGACGACGACGAAGTTACTAGTACTGGCCATTCACCCAGTACGATGACAGATCATGAGAGACGTGGTTTGTCTGAAGAAAGTAATGAGGAAGTAGCTAGTTCAATTTGGCCGTTTAAGAGGCAAAGGACTTCCTGTGGAGATGATCAGCTGCCGTCTCTTATGGACACTGCAAAATCTTATCTGCGCGAGTCTATTGGGTCTGAGGATGATGCTAAATCCAGTAGTGCTGATGGCAAAAAGTACGCGCATGACTTGGTTTCTATATCTGGCGACAAGAAGataaaaagggagagaatcCGTGAGACTGTCAACGTTCTGCAAAGCATAGTTCCCAGTGGGAAGGGGAAGAACGCCATCGTGATTCTTGATGAAGCCATCAACTACTTGAAATCCTTGAAGCGCAAAGCTGAAGCTCTTGGGCTCACCCCGTAAATCCGTATGTTTCTACCAGTGGTCTGTCTCTTTTACAAGTAGTCCTACGTACCTGTTTCTGTTTAATTAACCGTGAATGTGATGTTTAGT from Rhodamnia argentea isolate NSW1041297 chromosome 2, ASM2092103v1, whole genome shotgun sequence encodes the following:
- the LOC115739535 gene encoding transcription factor bHLH143-like, whose amino-acid sequence is MEEDGGFPQQHSAWQLPKSDLPNFQFNLGYPGLISAQKSGGQKMVPSDQVLPLDVFSGLPHPRISQSYEPQGWFYCLPRFRQASAPPSDNLVLEDKLPATTFEKWRDFSMPNAGSISLQKKFVVFDRSGDQTTLIYSTGKGVPTECLPTWTTKHLFPRSAVNNVAGSNNADHDNHFGPPLMERIHENPETDVQSEMREDTEELNALLYSDDDTDYSDGDDDEVTSTGHSPSTMTDHERRGLSEESNEEVASSIWPFKRQRTSCGDDQLPSLMDTAKSYLRESIGSEDDAKSSSADGKKYAHDLVSISGDKKIKRERIRETVNVLQSIVPSGKGKNAIVILDEAINYLKSLKRKAEALGLTP